The proteins below are encoded in one region of Oncorhynchus kisutch isolate 150728-3 linkage group LG14, Okis_V2, whole genome shotgun sequence:
- the LOC109903998 gene encoding RAC-alpha serine/threonine-protein kinase isoform X1, translating to MTDVAIVKEGWLHKRGEYIKTWRPRYFLLKTDGTFIGYKERPQHVEALETPLNNFSVAQCQLMKTERPKPNTFIIRCLQWTTVIERTFHVETPEEREEWTKAIEAVADSLQKEEEEMMDSSPDPMDMEMYLTKPRLKVTMHDFEYLKLLGKGTFGKVILVKEKATGRYYAMKILKKEVIVAKDEVAHTLTENRVLQNSKHPFLTGLKYSFQTHDRLCFVMEYANGGELFFHLSRDRVFSEERARFYGAEIVSALDYLHAERNVVYRDLKLENLMLDKDGHIQITDFGLCKEGITDGATMKTFCGTPEYLAPEVLEDNDYGRAVDWWGLGVVMYEMMCGRLPFYNQDHEKLFELILMEDIRFPRTLGPEGRSLLSGLLKKDPKQRLGGGQNDAKEIMQHKFFAGIEWQDVYEKKLVPPFKPQVTSETDTRYFDEEFTAQTITITPPGQEDSMESFDSERRPHFPQFSYSASGTA from the exons GAGAGTACATTAAGACCTGGAGGCCCAGGTATTTTCTACTCAAGACTGATGGTACATTCATAGGCTACAAGGAACGACCACAACATGTTGAGGCACTTGAAACGCCTTTAAATAACTTCTCAGTAGCAC AGTGCCAGCTGATGAAGACGGAGAGGCCCAAGCCCAACACATTCATCATCCGCTGCCTGCAGTGGACCACTGTTATCGAGCGCACCTTCCACGTGGAGACCCCCGAGGAGAG GGAAGAATGGACGAAGGCCATTGAGGCCGTAGCAGACAGTCtacagaaagaggaggaggagatgatggACTCCTCCCCAGACCCAATGGACATGGAAATGTACCTGACCAAACCCAGACTCAAAGTG ACTATGCACGACTTTGAATACCTCAAACTCCTAGGAAAAGGCACTTTTGGCAAAGTGATCCTGGTGAAGGAGAAGGCCACAGGACGCTACTATGCCATGAAAATCCTGAAGAAGGAAGTAATCGTAGCGAAA GATGAAgtggcacacacactcacagaaaaCCGAGTGCTCCAGAATTCCAAGCATCCGTTCTTGACG GGCCTGAAatactccttccagactcatgaCCGGTTGTGTTTCGTCATGGAGTATGCGAACGGTGGAGAG CTGTTCTTCCACCTGTCCCGGGACCGGGTGTTTTCTGAGGAGCGGGCTCGGTTCTATGGGGCGGAGATAGTGTCAGCCCTGGACTACCTGCATGCTGAGAGGAACGTGGTCTACAGAGACCTGAAG cTGGAAAATCTCATGCTGGACAAAGACGGACACATACAAATCACTGACTTTGGACTGTGTAAGGAGGGGATCACAGACGGGGCCACCATGAAGACCTTCTGTGGGACGCCAGAGTACCTGGCCCCAGAG GTTCTGGAGGACAATGACTATGGCCGGGCGGTGGACTGGTGGGGTCTGGGCGTGGTCATGTACGAGATGATGTGTGGTAGGCTgcccttctacaaccaggaccaCGAGAAGCTGTTTGAGCTCATCCTCATGGAGGACATCCGTTTCCCACGCACCCTGGGCCCTGAGGGCAGGTCCCTGCTCTCAGGCCTGCTCAAAAAGGACCCCAAGCAGCG GTTAGGTGGTGGACAGAATGATGCTAAAGAGATCATGCAGCACAAATTCTTTGCTGGGATTGAATGGCAAGATGTTTATGAGAAGAAG cTGGTCCCGCCTTTTAAGCCGCAGGTTACCTCAGAAACAGACACGCGGTATTTTGACGAGGAGTTCACAGCACAGACCATCACTATTACACCGCCCGGACAAG AAGACAGCATGGAGTCGTTTGACAGCGAACGGAGGCCCCACTTCCCACAGTTCTCCTACTCTGCGAGTGGGACAGCCTAA
- the LOC109903998 gene encoding RAC-alpha serine/threonine-protein kinase isoform X2, translated as MKTERPKPNTFIIRCLQWTTVIERTFHVETPEEREEWTKAIEAVADSLQKEEEEMMDSSPDPMDMEMYLTKPRLKVTMHDFEYLKLLGKGTFGKVILVKEKATGRYYAMKILKKEVIVAKDEVAHTLTENRVLQNSKHPFLTGLKYSFQTHDRLCFVMEYANGGELFFHLSRDRVFSEERARFYGAEIVSALDYLHAERNVVYRDLKLENLMLDKDGHIQITDFGLCKEGITDGATMKTFCGTPEYLAPEVLEDNDYGRAVDWWGLGVVMYEMMCGRLPFYNQDHEKLFELILMEDIRFPRTLGPEGRSLLSGLLKKDPKQRLGGGQNDAKEIMQHKFFAGIEWQDVYEKKLVPPFKPQVTSETDTRYFDEEFTAQTITITPPGQEDSMESFDSERRPHFPQFSYSASGTA; from the exons ATGAAGACGGAGAGGCCCAAGCCCAACACATTCATCATCCGCTGCCTGCAGTGGACCACTGTTATCGAGCGCACCTTCCACGTGGAGACCCCCGAGGAGAG GGAAGAATGGACGAAGGCCATTGAGGCCGTAGCAGACAGTCtacagaaagaggaggaggagatgatggACTCCTCCCCAGACCCAATGGACATGGAAATGTACCTGACCAAACCCAGACTCAAAGTG ACTATGCACGACTTTGAATACCTCAAACTCCTAGGAAAAGGCACTTTTGGCAAAGTGATCCTGGTGAAGGAGAAGGCCACAGGACGCTACTATGCCATGAAAATCCTGAAGAAGGAAGTAATCGTAGCGAAA GATGAAgtggcacacacactcacagaaaaCCGAGTGCTCCAGAATTCCAAGCATCCGTTCTTGACG GGCCTGAAatactccttccagactcatgaCCGGTTGTGTTTCGTCATGGAGTATGCGAACGGTGGAGAG CTGTTCTTCCACCTGTCCCGGGACCGGGTGTTTTCTGAGGAGCGGGCTCGGTTCTATGGGGCGGAGATAGTGTCAGCCCTGGACTACCTGCATGCTGAGAGGAACGTGGTCTACAGAGACCTGAAG cTGGAAAATCTCATGCTGGACAAAGACGGACACATACAAATCACTGACTTTGGACTGTGTAAGGAGGGGATCACAGACGGGGCCACCATGAAGACCTTCTGTGGGACGCCAGAGTACCTGGCCCCAGAG GTTCTGGAGGACAATGACTATGGCCGGGCGGTGGACTGGTGGGGTCTGGGCGTGGTCATGTACGAGATGATGTGTGGTAGGCTgcccttctacaaccaggaccaCGAGAAGCTGTTTGAGCTCATCCTCATGGAGGACATCCGTTTCCCACGCACCCTGGGCCCTGAGGGCAGGTCCCTGCTCTCAGGCCTGCTCAAAAAGGACCCCAAGCAGCG GTTAGGTGGTGGACAGAATGATGCTAAAGAGATCATGCAGCACAAATTCTTTGCTGGGATTGAATGGCAAGATGTTTATGAGAAGAAG cTGGTCCCGCCTTTTAAGCCGCAGGTTACCTCAGAAACAGACACGCGGTATTTTGACGAGGAGTTCACAGCACAGACCATCACTATTACACCGCCCGGACAAG AAGACAGCATGGAGTCGTTTGACAGCGAACGGAGGCCCCACTTCCCACAGTTCTCCTACTCTGCGAGTGGGACAGCCTAA